GTTTGAGCATCGTTCAATGCCGCGGTGGCATGTCTCCTCAGCGGACCGGCTCCCGCACGGGCGCCTTGTGCCCCGCGTGCGCGATGAACGCGCGGGCAGCCCGACTGAGGGGCCGCCGGGCGTGCGCGATGCCCACGGGGCGCAGCAGGGGCGGGGTGAAGGAGCGGATCTCGGCACGGCTGCCAAATGCTCTTAAAACCACGTCCCGGTACCAGATCAGGGAGCCGCGACCGTCGGTCACGCCCGTCACCCAGGCGAGGCGCTCGTCGACCTCCAGGCTGGGCACGGGCCGCACCCCGAGGCAGCTGAACATGGCCTCCATCTCGGTGCGCCGGCCGGTACCCGGGGTGGGCAGCACCATCGGCAGCCCGTCGAGCATGCGGAACGGCAGCGGGTCGGGCAGCCGGGAGCCGATCGGCGAGATCAGCACCACTTCGCGCTCCTGCATGAAGTGGGTGGTGAGCTCCTTGTCCAGCGGGAGGTCGACGAGCGCCAACTCGGAGCGGCCCTGGTTCAGTTCCTCGACGAGCGCCTCCCGGCTGTCGTGCTGCTGGAGCCGGACGTCGACCGTCGGGTGCCGCTCGGTGTAGGCGGCGATCAGGTCGGTGGCCAGGTCGAGGGCGAGGGTGGGGGTGGTGACGACGGTCAGGGCGGCCCGCGCGTCCTTGCCGTGCGGGGTGCCTATGTCGTCGATGGCCTCCACCGCGTTGAGCACCGTACGGGCCAGCCGGACGACCCGGGCCCCTTCCGGCGTGAGGTCCACCCCCCTTCCCCGGCGTGCGAGGAGTTCGACGCCCAAATCCCGTTCCATGGCCTGGACGGCCCGGGACAGGGCGGACTGGGCGACGAAGACCGAGGCTGCCGCCCCCGTGATGGACCGAAAGTCGGCGACGGCGACGAGGTAGCGGAGCTGCGCGAGTGTGGGGGTCATGACCGGACGGTAACCGCGTGGGGCTGTACCTGTAAGGGCTCGTCGGGTGAACAACTCTCCGGGTCCGGCGTGGCGTTCATACCGGGTTCGGTGGTCAGGCATGCCGGTCCGGCATGCCCGCGGGGATGCCGTACGAGGTCACGCGCGCCGGCGTCGGCCCG
This genomic window from Streptomyces sp. NBC_01351 contains:
- a CDS encoding LysR family transcriptional regulator — protein: MTPTLAQLRYLVAVADFRSITGAAASVFVAQSALSRAVQAMERDLGVELLARRGRGVDLTPEGARVVRLARTVLNAVEAIDDIGTPHGKDARAALTVVTTPTLALDLATDLIAAYTERHPTVDVRLQQHDSREALVEELNQGRSELALVDLPLDKELTTHFMQEREVVLISPIGSRLPDPLPFRMLDGLPMVLPTPGTGRRTEMEAMFSCLGVRPVPSLEVDERLAWVTGVTDGRGSLIWYRDVVLRAFGSRAEIRSFTPPLLRPVGIAHARRPLSRAARAFIAHAGHKAPVREPVR